A segment of the Allosaccharopolyspora coralli genome:
GTGCGGACGAGCGCGGGTAGGGCCGCGCGGGCGGTGATGGCCGCGCCGTAGACGTTGGTGAGGACCATGTCGCGCCACTGTTCCGGCGGCGCTTCGTCGTCGCCGAGGAACGAGGTGTGGGTGACGACGCCTGCGTTGGCGAACACGGCGTCGATCCCGCCGAGTTCGGTCTCCGCGCGTTCGAGCGCGGCGGTGAGCTGCTCCCAGTCGGTGACGTCGCAGGGCACCGTGAGCGTGTCCGGGCCGAGTTCGGCGGCGAGCGCCGACAGCGGCTCGGCTGAGCGGGCGAGCAGTACCGGTCGCCATCCGGCAGCGGCGGCGGCGCGTGCGGTGGCCGCACCGATGCCGTGCGAGGCGCCGGTGATCAACATCGTCTTGGTCATCTCGCCACTGTCGCAGCGACCGTCCGAGCGACAGGGCCGCAACGGTAAACACGATAACGTCAGTGACGAGTGAAACAATGCGTCACCGTTTCGGAATTGCGTCGGCAGCGGCGAACCGATGAGATCAGCAGGGAGCCGAGGCCGACGGCCTCTTCACGGCGAGAGGGAGTGGCAGTGCACTACGGGGAGTACCGCAAGCACGACGGCGTGGCGCTCGCCGAGCTCGTCCGGCAGGGCGAGGCCTCGCCGGGCGAGTTGGTCGAAGCCGCGATCAGTCGCGCCGCGGCGGTCAACGGCAGGATCAACGCGATCACGGCGACCGTCCACGACCACGCCCGCGATCGCGCGCAGCAGTCCCTGGCCGGCCCGCTCGCCGGCGTCCCGTTCCTGCTCAAGGATCTGAATCAGGAGTGGGCCACACTGCCGCCCTCCGGCGGCTCCCGGTCCGGGGCAGGCCGCCGTTCGCACACCACTTCGGTGGTGACGCAGCGATGGCTGGAGGCAGGTCTCGTCGTCTTCGGCCGGACGAACAGCCCCGAGTTCGGGGCCAAACCCATCACCGAACCGGCCGCTTTCGGGTCGAGTCGCAACCCCTGGGACCCCACGCGCACTCCCGGCGGCTCGTCCGGCGGAGCGGCCGCGGCGGTGGCCGCCGGGATCGTCCCGGTCGCCGCGGCCAGCGACGGCGGTGGGTCGATCCGCATCCCGGCCGCCAACTGCGGCCTGTTCGGACTCAAGGTCGGCCGGGGACTCACGCCTGCGGGCCCGGAGCGCGGCGAATCCTGGCACGGCGCGGCAGTCGACGGGGTCGTCTCGCGTTCGGTACGGGACACCGCGGTGGCGCTCGACGCGATCATGGGCGCCGACCCGGCGGGTCCGTACGTGTGCGCTCCGCCGGAACGGCCGCTGGCCCACGAGGTCGAGCGTGAACCGGGACGGCTGCGGATCGGATTCACCGCCGAGTCCGCCCTCGGCGCCCCGCACCCGTCCGCCGTCGAGGCCATGCACGACGCGGTCGAACTGCTCAGAGCACAGGGGCACGACGTGGAGCCGGTGCCTTCGCCTGTGGACCTCGCACAGCTCGCACAGGACTTCCTGCAGGGCTGGTCGGTGAAGCTCGCCGCCTCGATCGACGAGATGGTCGCGGCCACCGGAGCCACCCAGGAACGCTTCGAACTCGACACCCGGCTGTTGGCGGCGGTGGGGCGCAGCATCAGCGGTCCCGAGTACCTCGCCACGATCGAACGGTGGCACCGATTCACACGCGCGCTCGCCGCCTTCCACGACCGTTATGACCTGCTCCTGACGCCGTCGCTGGCGAGCCCGCCGCTGAAGATCGGTGAGCTGGAGACACCCCCCGCGCTGCGCAGGGCGGGGCAGGTCGCGTTGGCCCTGCGTGCGGGCGGGCTGCTGCGACGGTCCGGCGTGACCGACCGGGTCGCGCGGGAGAACCTCCGGCACGTCCCGTACACGCAGCTGGCGAATCTGACCGGCCGGCCCGCGATGTCGGTACCGCTGTACTGGACTCCCGACGGTCTTCCGCTGGGTGTGCAGCTCGTCGGCCCGCTCGCGGGCGAAGGCCTGCTCGTGCGGCTCGCCGCGCAGCTCGAACGGGCGCGTCCGTGGGCGGATCGCGAACCGCCGCTGTGACGGGGCGTGTGGGAACTGGCGTTTGTGCCCGTAGGGCACGGCCTGACGTGCTCAGCCTGAGCAGGGTGAGACGCTCCGGCGTTCGGAGGTCGTGCCTTGCAAGGCGGGGTTCTCGCCGCGTACTTCGTGGTGCTCAAGAGGACCCCGACGCGGCGAGGCGCGAACTGGGGCGGCGGTACTCGACCACTGACCCAATGCGCTCTGAGTCCTCGGGTGCCGGTGTCGAGTCCGATTCGCGCAACGTCGCGCGTCCGGGCACAACATGCCGCGTCGGCGAGCTAGAGTGCCGTCGTGGCCACTGCACGTGCTGAACGCCTGGTGAACCTGGTGTTGTGTCTGTTGTCCACTCGCCAGTACCTCACGGCGGAACGGATTCGGGGAATCGTCCCCGGTTATGCCGACGCACCCAGCGACGAGGCGTTTTTCCGGACGTTCGAACGGGACAAGTCGGAACTGCGCGATCTCGGGGTGCCGCTGGAGACCGGACGCAACTCCGCGTTCGATTCCGCCGACGGCTACCGCATCGCGCGCCGCGACTACGAGCTCGGCGACATCGATCTGGAACCGGACGAAGCGGCGGCGGTCGCACTCGCGGTGCGCCTGTGGGACTCGCCGGAGTTCACCGGGGCGGCCCGAGGTGCCCTGCTGAAACTGCGTGCGGCAGGCGTCGAGGTCGACGGCGGCGCGAGCCCGGTGGTCGAGCCCAAGGTGCGCACCACCGAACCGTCGTTCCCGCAACTGCTGACGGCTGTACAGTCCGGCCGGGCGGCGACCTTCGACTACCGGCGCCCCAGCGACGCCTCCGGTGCACGGCGCACGATCGAGCCCTGGGGCGTCGTGTCCTGGCGTGGCCGTTGGTACGTCGTCGGGTACGACCGGGACCGGGGGGCCGCGCGGTGCTTCCGGTTGTCGCGGATCGTCGGGGACGCCACGCCCATCGGCCCGTCCGGGGCGGTGCACCGCCCCGACGGAGTGGATCTGCTCGGCCTCGTCGTCGGCGACGCACAGGAGCCACCCGCCAGCACGCCGACCCGGCTGTGGGTGGCCGCAGGGTGTGCACAGGGGCTGCGGCGCAAGTCCGAAGTGATCGCGGAGTCGACCGTCGACGGCGTGCCGGGCGACGTGGTGCGGCTCGACCTGTCCTTCCCGGAGTCGGCGGCGTCCTGGATCGCCGGATACGGCCCGGACGTGGTCGTACTCGAGCCGGACACGCTGCGTAAGGCCGTCACCGAGGTGCATCTGGGTGTGCTCGACCCGGATCGGGAGGCCGCGCGATGAGCAGTGCCACCGAACGGCTGCCGCGGCTGTTGGCCCTGGTCCCGTACCTGCTGAGCCGTCCGGGCGTGCCCGTCGCGGACGTGGCCGCCGACTTCGGCGTGACCGAGCAGCAGCTGCGCAAGGATCTCGAACTGCTGTGGATGTGCGGGCTCCCGGGCTACGGTCCCGGCGATCTCATCGATCTGTCCTTCGACAGCGACGCGGTCACCGTCACCTACGACGCCGGGATGCGGCGCCCGCTGCGCCTCACCGCGTCGGAGGCGACGTCGCTGCTGGTGGCGTTGCGCGCGCTGGCGGACACGCCCGGCATCACCGACACCGACGCGGTCCAGCGCGCGCTGGCGAAGGTCGAGGACGCGGTCGGGCAGGCGCAGCCCACCGGCGTCGTCGTCGGTCTCGCCGGGCGTGAGGGGGCGGTGCGGCCGGGAGTGCGCGAGACGGTGCAGCAGGCGCTGAGTCGAGGACGGGCGGTGTGGATGCGCTACTACACGGCCTCGCGGGACCGGGTCGGCGACCGCACGGTCGACCCGATGCGCCTCGTCCTCGTGGAGGGACGCAGTTACCTCGAAGGGTGGTGCCGGTCGGCGGAGAGCGTCCGGCTGTTCCGGCTCGACCGCATCGACGAGATCGACCTGCTCGACGAGCCCGCGTCCGCTCCGGAACAGGCCGAGCCGCGGGATCTCGCGGCGGGGCTGTTCACCCCGTTGCCGGACCAGCCGGTCGCGGTGCTCGACCTCGAGCCCGACGCCCGCTGGATCGCCGAGTACTACCCCGTGGACGAGCTCGCCGAACTCGACGACGGGCGGGCGCGGATCCGGATGCGATACACGGACCGGTCCTGGATGGTGCGCCTGGTGGTCGGCCAGGGCGGGCGGGCGAGCGTGCACGAGCCGCAGGATCTGGCCGACGACGTGCGCCGACACGCCGAAGCCGCAGTGTCACGGGCACGTCACGCGTCCGCTACCTGAACACGCTACGGTGATCGCGTGCCTGAACTGTTGACCCCGGGAGTGCTCGTCGCAGCACTCGTGGTTGTCGGTGTCCTGCTGCTGGCGGTGCTCGCGGTGCTCACGCTGCGCAACCTGCGGCGCTTCTCGCGCGTGCGAGCGGCGGTGACCGAAGACGTCCAGGACCGGATGGGGCATCTCAAGGCTCGGAGCGCGGCGCTGAAGGTCGGGCTGGCACGGCGGCGTCACGGTGCTGTCGAGTGGCCCGGCTCTGTCGAGTGACGACGGTGCCCGCGTAGCATGGCTTGTGCGTATGACCGGGAACACGGTCCGGTCATCGCCGTACGACGGAAGGGACCGGACTGATGGGCATTCCTGGCGGTTGGGAACTCGTCCTCATCCTCGCTGTGCTCGTGCTCCTGTTCGGAGCGACGAAGCTGCCGCAGATGGCGCGTTCGCTGGGCCAGTCGGCACGGGTGTTCAAGGCCGAAACCCGCGGGATGAAGGACGACGAAGAGGCTGCGAAGCGCACGAAGGACACGCAGTCCGAGCCGCAGCAGCTCCCTTCGGGTGAGGCGCCCCAAGCCGAGACCGCGAAGCCGGTCGAGGACACGCAGCGCAACGACACCCAGAACTGAGCAGGAACGGAGACTCCGTGGTGGAAACTCCACTGCGCCGCTTCAACCCGTTCCGTGGTGATCGCCGTCGGTGGGGCCGCAGGCACAATCCCGACGGCACGATGACACTGATCGACCACCTCTACGAGCTGCGCTACCGGCTCGGCGTGGCGCTGCTGTGGATCATGCTCGGTGCGGTGTTCGGGTTCTGGTGGTTCGCGAACACCGCCTTCGGCGCGCCGACGCTGGGTGACGTGATCACCGGACCGTATTGCGGGCTGCCGGAATCGATGCGCTTCAGCCCGAACGACGGTGAGTGCCAGCTGCTGCAAACCAAACCGTTCGAGGTCTTCATGATCCGGCTCAAGGTCGGTGTCGCGGTCGGTGCGGTGCTGTTCTCGCCGGTGTGGCTGTATCAGCTCTGGTCGTTCATCACGCCCGGACTGCACACGAACGAGCGCAGGTTCGCCGGAACTTTTGTCGCGTTCGCAAGTGTGCTGTTCGTGGCGGGCGCCGTGCTCGCCTACTTCGTGGTGCCCGAGGGCCTGCAGTTCATGGTCGGATTCGGCGGTGAGGCGTTCTTCACCGCGCTGACCGGTGGCGAGTACATCAACTTCGTGCTGCTGATGCTCATCATCTTCGGGGTGAGTTTCGAGCTGCCGCTGATCCTGGTGATGCTCAACCGGGCCGGGGTCGTCAGCTACGCGAAACTGGTGAACTGGTGGCGGGGCATCCTGTTCGGCCTGTTCGTCTTCGCGGCGGTCGCCACGCCCGGCCAGGACCCGATCTCGATGCTGGCGCTGGCGGCTGCGCTGGCCGTGCTGTTCTCCGTGGCGATGCTGATCTGCCGCGCGCAGGATCGTCGCCGCGCGCGGAAACTCGGTGAGCAGGGCTTGACCGGTGCCGGGCTGGACGAGGCCTCGGATCTCGACACGGACCCGTCCTCGTTGGACGTGCAGCCCACCGGGACGTCCTCGTCGTCGGGGAACGGTTCGGCTCCGAAGGGAACCGACGACGTCACCTGAGGTTTCGTCCGATTCAGAGCTCTTGCCGCCACGAGTGACGGGCCCGCTCGCTGCGTTCTGACGCGCCTACAGCGACGGAGAATCGCAGTTCGGCATGGGTGTGGCGAGCAGTTCGGGCTGTGCCTCGGCCCGCTGTGACCACGCGCTGTGCGTGGCGTGGGCGACGGCTGTCCGGGTGATGTGAAAACCTGGTGTCGTGGCCGTCAGTCCTACCAACCCCGACCAGTCCGCCGGCCCCGACGGCGTGGCGCCGTCCCCGGCCGAGTCGTACTCCGCGCACCGTCGACGCACCGCGCATCCCCGGCTCGCGGAGTTCGTCGGGACGATGACGTTCGCCCTCGACCCGTTCCAACGCACCGCGTGCCAGGCACTGGAGTCCGGACACGGCGTGCTGGTGTGCGCGCCGACGGGTGCGGGCAAGACGGTCGTCGGCGAGTTCGCGGTCCATCTGGCGCTGGCCGAGGGCCGCAAGTGTTTCTACACGACGCCGATCAAGGCGCTGTCCAACCAGAAGTACGCCGACCTGTGCGAGCGGCACGGTTCGGACGCGGTCGGCCTGCTCACCGGGGACACCTCGATCAACGGGGACGCGCAGGTGGTAGTGATGACCACCGAGGTGCTGCGCAATATGCTCTACGCGGGGTCGTCGACGATCGACCAACTCGGCTACGTCGTCATGGACGAGGTCCACTATCTCGCCGACCGTTTCCGCGGCGCGGTGTGGGAGGAAGTGATCCTGCACCTGCCGGAGTACGTCCAGGTGGCGAGCCTGTCGGCGACGGTGAGCAACGCCGAGGAGTTCGGCGAATGGCTCGTCGCGGTGCGTGGCGACACCACCGTGGTCGTCGACGAGCACCGTCCGGTGCCGTTGTGGCAGCACATGCTCGTCGGTACGCGAATGTTCGACCTCTTCGGCGGGGAGACGAAAGACCGCGAGCTGCGGATCGACCCGCATCTGCTCCGGCACACCCAGGAGCTGCAGCGCAGGCATGTGCCGGGCGGTCGCCGTGGTGGGCCGCCGGGGCGTCGCAGGAACGGGCCGCCGGGGAGCCGCGATCGCGGACCGCGGGGGCCGAAGTTCGTCCCCCCGTCGCGCGTGGACGTACTCCACCAGCTGGACGCGGCGGGCCTGCTTCCCGCGATCGCGTTCATCTTCAGCCGCGCCGGATGCGACGCCGCCGTGAAGCAGTGTGTGCGGGCGGGGCTGCGGCTGACCACCGACGATGAACTCGACGAGATCCGCGACGTCATCGACGAGCGCACCCGTTCGCTGCCCGAGTCGGACCTCGAAGTGCTCGGGTTCTGGGAGTGGCGCGAGGCGTTGGAGCGCGGTGTCGCCGCGCACCACGCGGGTCTGCTGCCCGCGTTCAAGGAAACCGTCGAGGAACTGTTCGTCCGTGGCCTGGTCAAGGCCGTGTTCGCGACCGAGACGCTGGCGCTGGGTATCAACATGCCCGCGCGCACCGTGGTTCTCGAACGGCTGGTGAAGTTCAACGGCGAGGCGCACGTGGACCTCACGCCGGGCGAATACACCCAGCTGACCGGCCGCGCAGGCAGGCGCGGCATCGACGTCGAGGGCCACGCCGTCGTGCTCTGGCAGCCGGGAGTGGATCCGAAACAGGTCGCCGGTCTCGCCTCGACCCGGACGTACCCACTGCGGTCGTCGTTCCGGCCGGGTTACAACATGGCGGTGAACCTGGTTCAGCGCGTCGGCACGACGGAGGCGCGGGAACTGCTGGAACAGTCCTTCGCCCAGTTCCAGGCCGACCGTTCGGTGGTGGGGGTCTCGCGCCGGGTCGACCGCAACACCGAAGCGCTGGAGGGCTATGCCGAGTCGATGCAGTGTCACCTCGGCGATTTCGCCGAGTATTTCGACCTGCGCCGACGCATCTCCGAGCGCGAGAAACAGCTCTCGCGACAGAATCGTGCCTCGCGGCGAGCGGAGGCCGCGAAGTCGCTGGAGAGGCTGCGCAAGGGCGACGTCATCGTGATCTCCTCGGGCCGGCGCGCGGGACTGGCCCTCGTCGTCGACCCGGGCGTGGAGGCGATGGGGGAGCCGCGACCGCTGGTGGTGACCGAGGACCGCTGGTCGGGCCGGTTGTCGGTGGCGGACTTCTCCTCACCCGTCGAGGCGCTGGGTCGGGTGAAGCTGCCCAAGCACGTCGACACCCGTTCGCCGAAGTCCCGGCGCGACCTCGCCTCGACGTTGCGCGACACGGGAATCACCGCGCCGAACGGGCGGGACCGGAAGCGCTCGGACGCCGCGGACGACGCCGAACTCGCCGCACTGCGGCGTGCGATGAAGGCGCACCCGTGCCACGGCTGTGATGATCGCGAGGCGCACGCCCGCTGGGCGGAGCGGCACGAGCGGCTGCGTTCGGACACGGAACAGTTGCGCCGCAAGGTCTCCGCAACGACGCACTCGTTGGCGCGTTCGTTCGACCGGATCACAGCGCTGCTCGCGGAGCGGGACTACCTCTCCGGCGACGAACAGCAGCCGCTGACCGAGAACGGCAGGCGCCTGACCCGGCTGTACAGCGAGTCGGACCTGCTGGTCGCGGAGTGCTTGCGTGCCGAGGTGTGGCGGGGTCTCGGTGCGCCGGAGCTGGCGGCGGTCGTCTCGGCGCTCGTGTTCGAGTCCCGGAAGGAGGGTGCCCCGCCTGCGGTTCCGTCGGGAGCGGTGACCGACGCGTTGCAGAAGACGTGGTCGCTGTGGGGTGAACTCGAGGACGACGAGCGGCGGCACAAGCTCGAACGCACCCGCGAACCGGACCCCGGTTTCGCGTGGCCGGTGTTCCGCTGGGCGCGAGGCGAGACCCTGGAGCGGGTGCTCACGGCCGGGGAGTCGGCGGGCGTCGAGCTCTCGGCCGGTGACTTCGTGCGGTGGTGCCGCCAGGTGATCGACCTGCTCGACCAGGTCCGCGTCGTGGTCGGTAAGAACGACCCCGTGGGGGCCTCGGCGGAAAAGGCGGTTCAGGCGATTCGTCGGGGAGTCGTGGCCGCCGGGGCCGTGTGATCCGGACGCGGACACCGGTGACCGTCGGGTGTGGTTGGATCGTGTGCCGTCGGTGACCATGGTGCCCGGAGGAAGCAGTTGAGCAACCCGTACGGCCCGCAGTGGCCACAGCAGTCTCCGGGTGGACCGAAGCGGGGCGGGTATCCCTCGGGGCAGCCCGGCGCACCCGCGCAGCAAGGCTGGGGACACGCCGGGCTCACCCGACCCGTACCCGCCAACCGGCCACCCGGACCGTCGTACGGTCCACCGCAGGTCGGCCAGCCCTGGCCCGGTCACGACACCGAGACCGGTTTCACGGTTCCGCCGCCGCAGAAACGCTCGCCCTGGCCGTGGATCCTGTGCGTCGCCGGGGCACTCGTCGTCGTGGTGCTCCTCGTGACGGGATTCGTGGCGCCTGGGTTCTTCGTGCGGACGACGTTCGACGCCCAGGCGGTGCAGCAAGGCGTTCGACAGACTTTCGAAGGCGCGTACGGGATCTCGGGCGTGGAGTCGGTGACCTGCCCGTCCGGACAGCGTGTCGAGCCGGGGGCGACGTTCGACTGTGAGGCCACGGTCGCGGGCAGCACGCTGACCGTGACGATCACCGTCAAGGATCGCGACGGAACCTACGAAGTAGGCCATCCACGCTGATATGAATTCCTCGCAGAAGGTTTTGCTTGGTGGGTCGGGTGGCGGAACCTCTCCCGCCCTCCTCGTTGCGGGATCGATTTCTTGAGTAGCGGCCCACCTTCTGTGGTCGCGCGCGTGGAGGGCTGCGGTGCGGCACACCACGAGTTCACCAACGCACCCCCAGCGTCCTTAAATCCGGTCGACCTCTCTGCCGACGGCGGGCAGGATCGAGGCGTGGGTGTCGATGTGAGGGCGTTGGATCCGGCGGAGTACCGGGCGGCGCAAGACGTGTTCATGGCCGCGTTGATGCGGCCGCCGACGACGGACGAGCAGTGGCGGGTTCGTGAGGGCACGATCCGGCAAGGTGACGTGCTCGGCGGGTTCCACGACGGGACGTTGGCCGGGACGACGAGGTTGTTCGGGTCCACGCTGCGTGTGCCGGGAGGCGCGGCGGTGCCCGCGGGGGCCGTCACGGCCGTCGGCGTGCGTGCGGACAAGACTCGACGCGGGGTTCTGACGGCGTTGATGCGCGCCCAGCTCACCGACGCCAAGAACCGTGGTCACGTCGTGGCGATGTTGCACGCCTCCGAGGCGGCGATCTACGGCCGTTTCGGGTACGGGGCCGCGACCAGAGCACGCCAGGTCCGGTTGACGATCGCGTCGGTCAAGTGGCGCGACGACATGCCGCGCGGCGGTGCTGTGCGGCTGGTTGATCGCGCAGACGCGGAGAAGCTGCTCCCGGAGCTCTACCGCAGGATCGGGACGGCCCGCCCCGGGATGATGGAGCGCTCGGACGGCTGGTGGCGGGTCGGGTTCTCACGCCACGAGCAACGGTCGCTCTACGGCTACGCCGTGCATTCCGACGAGCACGGCGACGACGACGGTTACGCCCTTTACCACGCCGTGCCGTTGGGGGGCGACGACATCAAGCTGCAGGTGCACGACCTGGTCGCGGCCACGTCGACGGCCGCTGCCGAGCTGTGGCGGTTCCTGACCGGGATCGACCTCGCCACCGAGATCGAAGCCGCGCGGCCGGTGGACGAGCCGTTGGAGTGGTGGTTGCAGGACGCACGCCAGTGCCGGACGGTCGACGTCTTCGACGATCTGTGGGTGCGTCTCGTCGACGTTCCGGCCGCGCTGCACGCGCGGACGTTCGGTGGCTCGACACCGGTGGTGATCGAGGTGCGGGACAGGATTCTGCCGCAGAACGACGGGGTCTATCGGATCGGCAGCGACGGGGCGGAACGCTCCGAGCGCAGCCCGCAGCTGGTGATGGACGTCGAGTCCTTGGGAGCCCTGTACTTGGGTGACGTGTCGGTGTCCACTGTGGCCGCGGCCAACCGCGTCGAGGTTCGCGACCCGGCTGCCCTCGAGGATGCGGATGCCGTGTTCACCACGCCGCGCCAACCGTGGTGTGGCACGCACTTCTGAGTGGGCGTGGGGGAATTGGCAGTGGTGCCCGTGGGCCGGTCAAGGACCACTGACCCAAGTTCCACAATGCGCTCCGAATGCGTCACGTCTGGCCGCTCAACCGAGGAACCGGCGCAGCACCTCGGCGAAGGCGTCCGGATTTTGTTCCGGTGCGTAGTGCCCGGCGTCCGGAATCGCTTCGGCCCGAACCGACGTGCCTGCCCGCTGCAGACTGGTCGCTACGCTCTCCGGCATTCCGGATGCACCGTCGACGGCCAGCCCCGGCATCGGCACCCTTGCGGCACGTCGGTTCGCCGCCGCGTCCGCAGGCAACGTCCGGTAGAGCCGCAGCGCGGCGGCCGTGCGCTCGGGTTGCGAGTAGACGCGCACGTAGTCCTCGAATGCCGGGGACGACAACACTTCCGGCGTGGCGATGAACCGCGTGAGGAACCCACGCGGATCGGAGGTGATCGCCCGCTGTGCCTGTTCGGGCCGCGTCATGAACCAGCGCAGATGCGGGAGCCCGTTCTGGCCGGGTGGCGGGTCGATCAGTGTCTGCAAGCCGTACCCGGGTAAGAGCGCGCCTGCGACGGCCAGGTGGGACGTCTCCTGCGGGAAGGTGCGCGCATAGGCGTAGGCGACCATGCCGCCCATGTCGTGCCCGGTCATGGCCACCGGGCCGAGGTTCAGCTGCCGGACGAGACCGTGGACGGTGCGCGCGAGGCTGGTCTTGTCCATGCCCCGCTGTCCAGTTCCTGCGGTACTGGACGAACAGCCCATCGCCGGTAGGTCCACGGCGAGAACCCGGTGTTCGGCGCGCAAGGCGGCCATCACACCGCGCCATGCCTGCCATGTCTCGGGGAAGCCGTGCAGCAGCACGACCGGCGGGCCCTCTCCGCCGACGACGTAGTGCAACCGGTCTTCGCCCACCTGCGCGTGGGCGTGTTCGAAACCGTCCGGTGCCACACCGCAGCCCGGTTCCTCCTCGGCGGGTGGGGCGGCGCACGCTGCGACCGCCAGCAGGATCACGAGGATCGCTGCCGGCACGGGCAGACGTCGAGGAACCACGCCTCCAGGGTCCACTCGATGCGGGCGCGGTGCTCGCGCGCGACTCGATCAATCGAGGTCACCGAGGGAGAGCACGAGAGTGGCTCTAAAATTCCGTAAATGGAGTTCGTACGGAAGAATACGGACTGATACGGTAATACACATGCGCGACGACATGCTCTCCGTCGAGGATGTTGCCGGCCGACTGGGGCTGCACGTGCGGACGGTGCGCACCTACGTGCGGGACGGGCGACTGAAGGCCGTCCGCATCGGCAAGCAGTATCGAATCGCGGAGTCGGATCTCGACGCGTTCCTCGGGAAAACCGGCGACGCGAGCGCCGAGCACTCCGCGACCCGTCGGCGTCACGTCGACGTCTCCAGTGTCGTGGACGTCGACGGCGTCGACGCCCACGACGCAGGGCGGTTGAGCAGATTGCTCGCCAGTGCGATCGCCCATCGGCGGGACGGGGACGAGCCGTTGCGGCTGGAGACCGTGTACGACGAGCACCGCTCGCGGCTCAAGATCGTCATCGTCGGTGGAGCGGACACGACCAGGGAGGTGCTCGGTCTGATCAGTGCGATGATCGACAGCACGGGACAGGAGAAGCAGGATGCTTGAGACGCTTCACGGTGTGGCCGTTTACCACTGCTCGCCCGAAGGCGAGGCGCTGGCGACCGAACGCGACGCGACCGACGTGCTCGGCGAGGTGTACCTGGACAATCCCGACCTGCTCGCGATCCCGGCCGCGCGATTGACGGGCGATTTCTTCCGGCTGGAGAGCGGGGTCGCCGGGGCGCTCACGCAGAAGTTCGTGCAGTACGGCCTGCGGGTGGCTGTTCTCGGCGACGTCTCCGCGCACCTTGAGGCGAGTGAGGCGTTCGCGGCCTACGTCCGGGAGTGCAACCGGGGACGGCAGGTGTGGTTCCTCGCCGACCGTGCCGAACTCGTCCGCAAGCTCGGCGACACCACCGGCACCGCGCGCCCGACCGGCTGACGCCAGCGGCGGGG
Coding sequences within it:
- a CDS encoding SDR family oxidoreductase, whose protein sequence is MTKTMLITGASHGIGAATARAAAAAGWRPVLLARSAEPLSALAAELGPDTLTVPCDVTDWEQLTAALERAETELGGIDAVFANAGVVTHTSFLGDDEAPPEQWRDMVLTNVYGAAITARAALPALVRTRGHLLFTGSVAGRGIRVGNLYSATKHAVTALAQNIRAECVDTGVRVSIVQPGLVDTDMITDEQRSRPQLEASDVAEAVLYAVSQPARVDVNEIVVRPTGQHPLR
- a CDS encoding amidase; the protein is MHYGEYRKHDGVALAELVRQGEASPGELVEAAISRAAAVNGRINAITATVHDHARDRAQQSLAGPLAGVPFLLKDLNQEWATLPPSGGSRSGAGRRSHTTSVVTQRWLEAGLVVFGRTNSPEFGAKPITEPAAFGSSRNPWDPTRTPGGSSGGAAAAVAAGIVPVAAASDGGGSIRIPAANCGLFGLKVGRGLTPAGPERGESWHGAAVDGVVSRSVRDTAVALDAIMGADPAGPYVCAPPERPLAHEVEREPGRLRIGFTAESALGAPHPSAVEAMHDAVELLRAQGHDVEPVPSPVDLAQLAQDFLQGWSVKLAASIDEMVAATGATQERFELDTRLLAAVGRSISGPEYLATIERWHRFTRALAAFHDRYDLLLTPSLASPPLKIGELETPPALRRAGQVALALRAGGLLRRSGVTDRVARENLRHVPYTQLANLTGRPAMSVPLYWTPDGLPLGVQLVGPLAGEGLLVRLAAQLERARPWADREPPL
- a CDS encoding helix-turn-helix transcriptional regulator, with translation MATARAERLVNLVLCLLSTRQYLTAERIRGIVPGYADAPSDEAFFRTFERDKSELRDLGVPLETGRNSAFDSADGYRIARRDYELGDIDLEPDEAAAVALAVRLWDSPEFTGAARGALLKLRAAGVEVDGGASPVVEPKVRTTEPSFPQLLTAVQSGRAATFDYRRPSDASGARRTIEPWGVVSWRGRWYVVGYDRDRGAARCFRLSRIVGDATPIGPSGAVHRPDGVDLLGLVVGDAQEPPASTPTRLWVAAGCAQGLRRKSEVIAESTVDGVPGDVVRLDLSFPESAASWIAGYGPDVVVLEPDTLRKAVTEVHLGVLDPDREAAR
- a CDS encoding helix-turn-helix transcriptional regulator, with the protein product MSSATERLPRLLALVPYLLSRPGVPVADVAADFGVTEQQLRKDLELLWMCGLPGYGPGDLIDLSFDSDAVTVTYDAGMRRPLRLTASEATSLLVALRALADTPGITDTDAVQRALAKVEDAVGQAQPTGVVVGLAGREGAVRPGVRETVQQALSRGRAVWMRYYTASRDRVGDRTVDPMRLVLVEGRSYLEGWCRSAESVRLFRLDRIDEIDLLDEPASAPEQAEPRDLAAGLFTPLPDQPVAVLDLEPDARWIAEYYPVDELAELDDGRARIRMRYTDRSWMVRLVVGQGGRASVHEPQDLADDVRRHAEAAVSRARHASAT
- a CDS encoding bacteriophage holin gives rise to the protein MPELLTPGVLVAALVVVGVLLLAVLAVLTLRNLRRFSRVRAAVTEDVQDRMGHLKARSAALKVGLARRRHGAVEWPGSVE
- the tatA gene encoding Sec-independent protein translocase subunit TatA, with the translated sequence MGIPGGWELVLILAVLVLLFGATKLPQMARSLGQSARVFKAETRGMKDDEEAAKRTKDTQSEPQQLPSGEAPQAETAKPVEDTQRNDTQN
- the tatC gene encoding twin-arginine translocase subunit TatC → METPLRRFNPFRGDRRRWGRRHNPDGTMTLIDHLYELRYRLGVALLWIMLGAVFGFWWFANTAFGAPTLGDVITGPYCGLPESMRFSPNDGECQLLQTKPFEVFMIRLKVGVAVGAVLFSPVWLYQLWSFITPGLHTNERRFAGTFVAFASVLFVAGAVLAYFVVPEGLQFMVGFGGEAFFTALTGGEYINFVLLMLIIFGVSFELPLILVMLNRAGVVSYAKLVNWWRGILFGLFVFAAVATPGQDPISMLALAAALAVLFSVAMLICRAQDRRRARKLGEQGLTGAGLDEASDLDTDPSSLDVQPTGTSSSSGNGSAPKGTDDVT